The Sulfolobus islandicus Y.N.15.51 sequence CCATTCGCCTTTTACGTGTTGGAAAACGATAAGAACGCTCCAGCTTGCAGAATTGCAGATAGATGCTTCTCTCCTCAAGAATATAAAGAGTTCGTTGATTCTTCAGACGTTATTACATTTGAATTTGAACATGTATATGAAGAAGCACTAAAATACGCTCAAGAGAGTGAAAAGTTATTACCTAGACTTAATTCTGTAGAGTTGAAGAGGGAACGTTATAAGGAGAAGCTCTTCTATAAACAACACAGTTTACCTACTCCTAGATTTTCCGTAGCAGAGAATGGTGAGGAGGCATTAAGAATACTGAGGGAGGAGTTTAACAATATAGGAGTTATCAAGGAGTCTAAAGGAGGATATGATGGGAAAGGTCAATATTTTATATTTAATGACGTTGAAAAATACCAATTCTTAAGGGAAAAGAAAGAAAAGATGGTCGTTGAGGAATATATTAATTTTGACTTTGAGGCCTCAGTTATTATAGCTAGAGACAAAAAAGGGAATTTTGTCAGTTATCCCCCCACATATAATTACAACGAAAAGGGCATTCTAGTTTATAATTATGGGCCTTATTTTAATCAAGAAATTATTAACGTAGCTAAAAGGTTGAGTGAGGAATTGGATTATGTAGGGACTATGGGGGTTGAGGTTTTTGTAACCAGTGGTAAGGTTTTGATTAACGAATTTGCTCCTAGAGTTCATAATACGGGTCATTATACTCTAGATGGAGCTCTTATCTCTCAATTTGAACAGCACTTAAGGGCTATAATTAATATGGAGTTAGGTCCAACTACTATTTTATCTCCTAGTGGAATGGTTAATATTTTGGGTACAGATAAAATACCAGTCGAGGTATTAAAATATGGCAAAGTTTACTGGTACTCTAAGACTGAAGTTAGAAAGAGGAGAAAATTGGGTCATATAAACGTGGTAGGGAATAATCTTGAAGAAGTTAAGCAAAAAATTGATAAAATTAGACAACTAATTTATCCTAATGGGTTAGATTTATGAGGTTCAAATTTAAAATCTGGATCGAGACAGAAGAGGGAAAACCACTAATAGGGAAAGGTGGAGTAAAATTATTAAGGGCAATTGAGCATACTGGTTCTATTTCGAGTGCTTCCAAATCAGTTGGTGTTTCATATAAGTTTGCCTGGGAATACATCAAAAGAATTAATGAAATATTGGGCGATTCCGTAGAAATGAGAAAAGGAGGAAAGAATGCAGGAGGTTCTAAGGTTAATGAAAAGATAGATAAGCTGTTAAGTATTTATGAGGAGGCCCAGAAGGAGATTTCAGAAATCCTTGAAAAATATAATAAAAAGATAAATGAACTATTCAATGAAGAGGAGAAAAAAGGTCAATAATAATTTATTTTAGGCTCTTTAGCGCCTTGACTAACGTAAACGCAAAGGCTGGTAGATCACTAGGGACTCTAGAAGATATCAGATTTTCATCTACTACCACATCGTTATCAATGTAGATTCCACCTGCAGCTATTACATCATCTTTTATTGACGTGACTGACGTTAGTCTTCTTCCTTTAACAAGATTAGCTGAAATTAAGATTTGAGGACCGTGACATATTGCCGCAACTAGCTTTTTCAACTCAAAGAATTTTCTAGTAAGATTTTTAACTTCCTCTAGGGTCCTTATATGTTCTGGTCCTCTACCTCCTGGTATGACCAGTGCTACGTAATCCTCTGGCCTAACATCCTTGAACGCGATGTCAGAAATTACAGTATATCCGTGCTTCCCTGTAACTCTGGCATTAGCCTCTTTCCACGCTATTACAGGTCTAAAACCTTCTTCAATTACCCTGTAGTAGGGATATAATAGCTCAATATCCTCAAACTCTTCTCCAACTATGAATAAGACCTTTTCCGAGTCCATAACTTAGATACCTTGCTCACAGCTAAAAAGTTTTTCTATATATAGACGATTTAACTAAAAAATATAAAGTTTCTTTTTAAATGATATAATTATTTCTCTCCTAACTGTTCTCTAACTATCTCTTCTATCTCATCAGTTCTAAATCCACTATATACGGCAGCATAGTGGAATATTAGTCCAACAATTGTAGCAGCTATAGTATCCCACGGAAAAGGTATTGGGGCTGAAGTACCTAACGGGCCAAATCCTCCGAAGAAGCTGATTATATAGATTACTAATATTAGCCCTATTAACCAGAATCCGCTCCTTATATATTGTTTACCCTTTCCATTCACTAAAGCATACCCAATTAAGCTAGGTACTAATAATATTCCTAAAAATCCTAAGAAATATAGAACAAAGCTTGAAATTATATCACTTATTGGCGTCCCTGGTGGTACAGTTAGTATGTTAATATAGGCAAAATATGCCAAGAGTATATTAAATATGAGTTGTGCCACACCTAGTACTATTCCAACAACTGAGTTTAGTTTTAATTCTCTTATTGCATAATACATCCAAAATAGCGGAACCCCAACGAATAATGCAGTTAGCACATAGTATAGTGTTGTAAAACCAGCCCAATATACGATTAATATTGCAGCGATAGTAGCTATTGGTGCTATGATACTAGCACCACTCAGTCTTACTCTTCTCTTTAGATCTGGCGCGGTTTTTCTTAAGGTTTGTAATCCTATACCTCCCATAATATATGTAAAGACTGTTGCTAAAGAAATGAATCCCACTAACAGATACCAGCTTGGGAATGGTAGTAAGAATATGAATCCTAGGATTAGTGAAGCTACGATTGACCATATGGGTATTCTATGTTTATTTAATTTGAGGAAGAATTTTGGAAAGTAACCGTCAGCAGCTATACCATAAAAAGTTCTGGTAGTAGTTCCAATGTAGATTAAGCCAGTACCACTAGGAGATATTATAGCGTCCACAAGTAATAAATATCCCCAATAAATTAAACCAGCTATACCTAGGGTAGACCCAAGCGTAGTTATCTCTCCATAGAAAGGACCACTAGACCAGGGTCCAGATGATAATGCACTCCAATTCCCTGGAACATATCCTTTACTTATATTTATTGCATATTGCCAGTTTATAGCGCCTATAAATGAAACTTGAAGTAGTG is a genomic window containing:
- a CDS encoding 5-(carboxyamino)imidazole ribonucleotide synthase codes for the protein MFSILDWKPKIGILGGGQLGWMMILEGRKFPFAFYVLENDKNAPACRIADRCFSPQEYKEFVDSSDVITFEFEHVYEEALKYAQESEKLLPRLNSVELKRERYKEKLFYKQHSLPTPRFSVAENGEEALRILREEFNNIGVIKESKGGYDGKGQYFIFNDVEKYQFLREKKEKMVVEEYINFDFEASVIIARDKKGNFVSYPPTYNYNEKGILVYNYGPYFNQEIINVAKRLSEELDYVGTMGVEVFVTSGKVLINEFAPRVHNTGHYTLDGALISQFEQHLRAIINMELGPTTILSPSGMVNILGTDKIPVEVLKYGKVYWYSKTEVRKRRKLGHINVVGNNLEEVKQKIDKIRQLIYPNGLDL
- a CDS encoding winged helix-turn-helix domain-containing protein; its protein translation is MRFKFKIWIETEEGKPLIGKGGVKLLRAIEHTGSISSASKSVGVSYKFAWEYIKRINEILGDSVEMRKGGKNAGGSKVNEKIDKLLSIYEEAQKEISEILEKYNKKINELFNEEEKKGQ
- a CDS encoding type 1 glutamine amidotransferase domain-containing protein, coding for MDSEKVLFIVGEEFEDIELLYPYYRVIEEGFRPVIAWKEANARVTGKHGYTVISDIAFKDVRPEDYVALVIPGGRGPEHIRTLEEVKNLTRKFFELKKLVAAICHGPQILISANLVKGRRLTSVTSIKDDVIAAGGIYIDNDVVVDENLISSRVPSDLPAFAFTLVKALKSLK